From Paenibacillus graminis, a single genomic window includes:
- a CDS encoding holin, which yields MNNVLAFASVLAVFTLALVQLVKNNINLPTNAVPFIGLGIGLLIGAAAYPFTDLGLTLRLWSGGLAGLSATGLFELAFNDRPGTTKK from the coding sequence CTGAATAATGTATTGGCTTTTGCATCGGTATTGGCGGTATTTACGCTTGCTTTGGTGCAGTTGGTCAAAAATAATATTAATCTGCCAACCAACGCGGTGCCTTTTATCGGACTTGGGATTGGGCTGCTTATAGGAGCGGCTGCGTATCCTTTTACCGATCTGGGGCTCACGCTCCGGTTATGGTCAGGGGGACTCGCCGGATTATCCGCGACAGGTTTATTCGAATTAGCCTTCAACGATCGCCCGGGAACCACCAAAAAATAA
- a CDS encoding M15 family metallopeptidase, translating to MLTLMQIKNKSAPRLTGLHPVVLAAATALIECCYTFGVPIQITQGLRTIAEQDALYAQGRTKPGSIVTNARGGYSYHNYGLAIDFALLLPNGSSVSWDMARDGDKDRTTDWLEVVQQAKRLGFEWGGDWTSLKDYPHFQMSFGLTLSKLRAGAQPSVQAVKAAYRLINGRAKEEQNLNSDAITIVKVNGAKIADGRLENGVTYVPVRAVAEALGASVGYDSVTRTVEITSGR from the coding sequence ATGCTGACCCTAATGCAAATCAAAAATAAATCCGCCCCCCGCCTAACGGGTCTGCATCCCGTTGTGCTCGCAGCAGCTACTGCGTTAATCGAATGCTGCTACACATTCGGTGTTCCGATCCAGATTACGCAAGGACTGCGGACGATTGCAGAGCAGGATGCGCTCTATGCCCAAGGACGCACAAAACCGGGATCGATTGTTACCAATGCCCGGGGTGGCTATAGCTACCACAATTATGGTCTGGCCATTGATTTTGCATTGCTGCTGCCGAATGGCTCAAGCGTGTCCTGGGACATGGCGCGCGACGGAGACAAGGATCGGACAACGGATTGGCTCGAGGTGGTTCAGCAGGCTAAGCGGCTGGGTTTCGAATGGGGCGGGGACTGGACCAGCCTGAAGGACTACCCCCATTTTCAGATGAGCTTCGGATTGACGCTTTCCAAGCTGCGAGCGGGAGCACAGCCTTCAGTACAAGCGGTGAAAGCGGCGTATAGGCTAATCAACGGAAGGGCTAAGGAGGAACAGAATCTGAATAGTGATGCAATTACAATAGTAAAAGTGAATGGCGCAAAAATAGCCGATGGCCGTTTGGAAAATGGTGTAACTTATGTGCCGGTACGTGCTGTAGCGGAGGCGCTTGGAGCTTCGGTTGGTTATGATTCGGTTACCCGAACCGTTGAGATTACAAGTGGCCGCTAG
- a CDS encoding XkdW family protein, with the protein MNIALAIMHLHPQAESTRDFIVQDNGPEPVLRPGAEEKGRVRYEIKPPEDGENPVEGVHYRYGIDYNLLTEGEDYDIVERGPYIAVWNLDKPKPTEAELQAAWEAYQEAEANKPPELTEVEQLQKENVRLKAQNNALSERADFIEDIIAEMATRVYQ; encoded by the coding sequence ATGAATATAGCACTAGCAATCATGCACCTTCACCCGCAAGCTGAGTCAACGCGGGATTTCATCGTACAAGACAACGGACCAGAACCCGTCCTGCGCCCCGGAGCCGAAGAAAAAGGCCGTGTCCGCTACGAGATCAAGCCGCCGGAAGACGGCGAGAATCCAGTAGAGGGTGTCCATTATCGCTACGGTATCGACTACAACCTACTCACTGAGGGTGAGGATTACGATATCGTAGAGCGTGGACCCTATATCGCCGTCTGGAACCTGGACAAACCCAAGCCCACAGAAGCAGAGCTGCAAGCCGCTTGGGAAGCCTACCAGGAAGCCGAAGCCAACAAGCCGCCAGAGCTGACGGAAGTCGAGCAGCTGCAGAAAGAGAATGTACGGCTGAAGGCGCAAAACAATGCTCTGTCCGAGCGGGCTGACTTTATTGAAGATATCATTGCAGAGATGGCGACGAGGGTTTATCAGTAA